CCTTAAAAGAATTGAAACCGAAGAACTGTTTCAGTGCTTCTTTGGGAGTCATTGTTTTATTTAATGTATTCATATTCAGTGATATACTCGAAAATTCGGGCTTTTTATTTGGGTGCACTAAATTAACACAAAAAAGTATTCAGAAAAGATATTTATCTTTCATTTTAATTTGCAAAGGTTTTGATAACAGAAAAAGAAATAATTACATTAGGAAAAGGTGCTCTTAGAGCGGAGATTGAAGGATTGAAGCACTTGGAAAATTCATTTCCGGATGATTTTGCACCACTTGTTCAATCAATCTTGCAGGTGAAAGGGCGTATTATTTTAACAGGCATTGGAAAAAGTGCAATCATTGCAGAAAAAATAACTGCCACTCTTAATTCCACAGGTACACCATCGATTTTTATGCATGCAGCAGAAGCAATACATGGAGATTTGGGGATGGTTCAGCAAGATGATTTAATCATAGCGTTGTCGCATAGTGGCAATACACCGGAAATTAAATATCTGGCAGGGCTTATTGTCAAAATGGGTAATCCGCTTGCTTGTATATGTGGAAATAAAGAATCGGCACTTGCAAAACTCTCTCAATGGGTGATAGCATATCATATTGAGCGAGAAGCATGTCCTTTGAATTTGGCACCTACCACAAGTACTACTTTGCAATTGGCATTGGGAGATGCATTGGCGATAGCGCTGTTGAGTAGCAGGAATTTTACTGCAACCGATTTTTCTAAATTTCACCCGGGAGGCAATTTGGGCAAAAAAATTTATTTGACATGCGGAGAAATTGCTTCTCAAAATGAAAAACCCGAAGTGCAATCTACAGATTCAATACAGCAAGTGATTGTTGAAATTTCACGCAAAAGATTAGGCGCAACGGCTGTTTTTGAACAAGATAAATTAGTGGGAATAATTACTGACGGAGATATTAGAAGAATGCTTGAAAAAAGTGTTAGTTTGCAGCATCTTGCCGCAAAGGACATTATGAGTAAAAATCCAAAAGTGTTTTCATCAAAAAGTCTTGCAGCCGAAGCGCTGGAGCTTTTAAAGCAGTTTAAAATTTCACAGTTGATCGTAGCCGATGAAGATGGAAAATATGTAGGCATGATTCATATTCACGATTTATATAAAGAAGGATTAGTTTAGTGATGAAGAAATTCAATCAGAATCATTATGCCATAATTATGGCTGGAGGTATTGGCAGCCGTTTCTGGCCCTGGAGTAAGAAGGCATATCCAAAGCAGTTTTTAGATATATTGGGTACAGGTCAAACCCTGTTACAACTCACTTATAGCAGGTTTCTCAATATAGTTCCGCAGGATAATATTTACATCATTTCAAATGAAATTTACACTCCGCTTATTCAAGAACAGCTCCCCAATATAGCAGTTGACAATATCATAAAAGAGCCGCAAGCCATGAACACCGCCCCTTGTGTGGCTTATGCTTCTTCGAAAATTCACAATTTAAATAAAAATGCAGTTTGTGTATTTGCTCCCAGTGATCATTTGATTTTAAAAGAAACAGTTTTTGTTGATACCGTCTTAAAGGGGCTTGAATTTGCAAGTAAAGAAAATTCTTTAGTTACGATTGGGATTACTCCTAACAGACCTGATACAGGGTACGGTTATATTCAATTCCTGACGCAAGGCTCAGACAATCTTGCACATAAAGTAAAAACCTTTACCGAGAAACCGGATCTTGAGTTAGCGCAGACGTTTGTTGACAGCGGAGAATTTTTATGGAACGCAGGTATTTTTATTTGGTCAACCAAGGCTATCATTGATGCTTTTGAGACACTGCAACCGGATGTGTTCATGCTATTTAAAGATGGTAGTAAGGTTTATAATACACCTGCTGAGGAAGCATACATTCGTAAAATTTATCCTCAAACAAAAAGTATTTCAATTGATTATGCCATCATGGAGAAGGCAGGCAATGTGTGTGTTATTCCGGCTGACTTGGGCTGGAGCGACTTGGGAACATGGAAATCCTTGTTTGAAGTTCGTGAAAAAACACTTGAGAATAATGTGATTCATGGGGATAAAATTTTAGCCTTAGACACAACGGGCTCTTTAGTGCTCAATCAAGAAAAAGAAAAAATAGTGGTTGTGAATGGATTGAAGGAAATGATGGTAATCAATACCCCGGATGCATTGATGATTTGTGAGCTTAACCGCGAACAAGAGGTGAAACACATTGTGAACGAGATTAAAAATAAGTACAAAGACAAATTTTCTTAATCCAATGCCTGTCTTGTTGCATAAACAATGAGTGAATTAGAAATGTAATTACTTACTTTTGCTTATATGAAAAAAGGCTTTATAGCTATTGCGTTTCTCTTACTCACTTTTTATTGTGCTAAAGCTCAGACTATTCTCACACTAAAAGATTGTATTGCACTTGCCTATAAATACAATCCACAAATACGCTCTGCTGAGTTACAAGCTCAAATTGCAAAAATTGATTGGAATAGCGCAAAATATTCTATGCTTCCTTCACTGTCAATGGGTGTGAATCATGGTTATAACTTTGGCCGTTCGATTGATCGATTTAGTAACCAATTTGTTACAAACCGTATTCTGACTGATTACTTTTCTATGAATGCAGATTGGGTGGTTTTTAATGGATTTCAAAAACAAAACAGTCTGAGAGCATCTCGTTTTAATTATCAAGCAGGAATGAAAGAGTTGGAAGCATATAAGAACCAAGTTGCATTGAATGTCGCTTCTGCTTATTTGTCTCTTTTGTTGTCAAAAGAACTTGTTAAGAGTATGGAGAGTCAAGTGAATGCTAGCAGAGAGCAGTTGGAACGAACTAAAAAGTTAGTGCTTTCCGGAGCAGCTGATAGGAGTGCTGAATTGGGATTGGAGGCTCAACTGGCAAATGAGAATTTATCCTTAGTAGAGGCTCTAAACCAAAAGGAAATGGCGCGTGTCAATTTACTTAACTTAATTCTGCTTCCACCTGCTGATAATTGGGATATAGAGGAGCCATCTGTTAATCAAACGGATTCCCCTGTTTTTGAATTAGATGCAGTCTATCAAAATGCGTTGAAAAATGTACCTGATATTCAGAGTAGTTTATTGAAAGTACAGAGTGCTGAAATGTCTGAAAAGGTAAATAGGGGAATGCAACTGCCTATGGTGTCCATCTATGCGAATATGAGTACGGTCTTTTCTCAAAATGCCCTTCAAATTACCAACATGACACCAATAGGTACACAAACAATCGGTTATGTTGATGGTACCAATCAACCGGTGTTACAGCCAACTTATAGAACTGAAACGAAGGTTGTGCCCTTTAATGAACAGCTAAATAATAACTTCGGAAGGACAGTGGGAGTGAGTTTTAGCTGGAATATTTTTAATGGAATGTATGTTCAGCACAATATTCAGAAAAGTAAACTGAATAGGGATATACAACAACAGAATTTACAGCAAACGCAAAATACGCTCAAAGCCAATATTGCCAAGTCAATTGCAGATTATAATGCCTCTATTGCAAAGAAAATTGCTGCTCAAAAGTCATTAGATGCTGCTCAATTGCAAATGGATTTTGCCGTCAAACGTTTTGAAAACGGATTAATGAATTTCTTTGATTATACAAATGCTAAAAATCAATTGCTGAAAGCAGAGATAGCTGTGTTGCAAGCCAAATATGAATGGTTGTTTAACCGAATGGTAGTGGAATTTTATAATGGTAATACAATTGAAATTAGGTAGCTTACAGCTTGTTTAGCACCTGATTGTATTCTCTTGTATTCCCTAAGATATCAATAGCACGTTTAATGTCTTTGTCAAATTTAAAAATAATAGGGTAGAGGTTCTTTTCGCCATAGTAACGTTTCGAAATCTCAATATTCAAAAGGCTAAGTACAATATCCTTGTAGCGTTCCCAATCCTTATCCTTGTTTTTGTTGATTTGAGTTTTCAAAGAAGTGATAGAGTTCTCTACATCTTGATTTAACTGTTCTTGGATAGCGGTGGATTTGATTCTTTCTACTTCTATCTCTGTTTGTGTTTGATATGTGAAACCTTTTGACAGGCAGAATTGTCTGAAATCATCATAAACAGAAGGTTTTAAGCTAAAAGATTCTATAGCAACGGAGTCCGGATTTTGTTTAAAATATTCAGTTGCAAAATCAAAAATATAACTACCGTTCCTAAGAGCAGAGAAAAACGCGCTGGATATTGGTTTTTCCTGTACAATATCCGGCTTTATTCCTGTACCTTCATATACTTTACGTTTGTTTTTAGTAAAGAAAGGTTTAGTAAGCGCAGATGAATCCTTGTGCTTGTGTTTACTGTAATCAATCTCTTGGATGCATCTGCCGGAAGGTATGTAGTATTTGGCGATTGTAACCTTGATTTGGTTTCGATAAGGCAAAGGAATTACATTTTGTACTAAGCCTTTACCGTAGGAGTTTTGTCCGATCACAATGCCTCTGTCCATGTCTTGAATTGTGCCGGCAACAATTTCAGAAGCAGAAGCCGAGTTTTCATTAATCAGAACGACAAGTGGAATAATGGTGTCAAGTGGGGTGTCGAAAGTTTTGTATTCTTGGTAGTATTCATCGGTTCTGCCACGTGTAACGACCAAGACTTGGTCTTTGTTTAAAAATAAGTTGAGAATCCTGATAGCATCAATCAATAAGCCTCCGCCATTGTTCCTTAAATCGAGAATAAGTCCTTCTAATTGTGCATTTTTCTTTAGCTCTAAGAAAGCACTTTTGACCTCTGCGGCAGAACCCTCCATAAACTGATCAAGTTTAATATAGCCATACTCTTTGGTAGCCATACCATAATAGGGGACATTGCTGAAATCCGTTTTTTGCCTTTCGAGGTTAAATTCAAGCAAGTCAGTGCCACGCATTATTTTTATTTTTAATATGCTTCCTACCGCACCTTCGAATGCTTCATAGGTTTCAGAAACAGATTTGTTTGAAAAATCTCTTTGGTTAATTTCCATTATGATGTCACCTAATCTTACGCCCAACAAATCTGCGGATGACCCCGATTTTATAGCAGTAATCACTATACGGTTTTGCATGAGTGCGACTTCTATTCCGGGTGTACCAAAATCGCCTTTTCTTTTAATAAGCGCATCTTCAACCTCCGATTCTGTATAGTAATTAGTGTAAGGGTCAAGGGAGGCAAGCATTGCGTCAATACCGGTTTTCATCAGTTCGCCAGGATTTACTTCTTCAACATAATTCAAGTGTACTTCTTTGTATGCAGACGCAAAAATTTCAAGGTTTTTTGTTACTTCAAAAAAGCCGGAATCTTTGATAGCAGAAAGTCCAATTATCAGCATCACGCCCAATGCAGAGAATCTTTTCCATTTCTTATTAAAGAATTTTGATAACATGCGCACAAATGTAGCAGATTGAACAAAGAAACGCAGTACTTACTCTTTGGTTTTCTTTAAAAATCTACTTACTAAATTGATAGATACCAAAGTCAGAGCCACAATAAACCCTATCCAGATACCGGAGGCACCCATGTCAAACTTAAAAGCAATTAAAATGCCTAATGGCATACCCAACAGCCAATAAGAGCCGCCTATAAGCAAAGTAGGTACTTTGACATCACGAATTCCGCGCAGCGCACCGGCAGCCACTACTTGTGTAGCATCAGGAATCTGAAATAATGCAGCAAGAACCAGTAACCAAGAAGCGATTTGTACTACATCGGGACTGTTATTAAAAAATAAAGGCAGTTGATTGCGAAATACAATAAGCGCAATGGCGAATATGGAGCCTGTTAATACTGTGATCACCAACGTTGATTTTCCGATAACCCTGATTTTGTGTGTGTTCTCTTGACCGTAAGCATTACTAATTCTAATTGAACACGCTTGAGACAGTCCGACAGTTCCCATGTATATAAAAGAAGCAATACTCAATGAGATTTGATGTGCTGCCTGAGATTGTGCGTCAATCGTGCCCACAAGAATTCCTGAAATAGCAAATGCACTCGCTTCTAAAACAATTTGCAACGCAATGGGAATTCCTAAATGTAACAGTTGCTTTATAGCGTCCATAGAGACATACCACTGACGCTTGATGACCTGGATGTATCTTTTGAATAATCTTGAGTTGAAAATATCTATGAGAATGGCTGCTAACATTAAAAACCTTGTGATTAAAGTTCCCCAGCCTGCACCCATAAGTTCTAATCTAGGGAAACCCCAGTTGCCAAATATCAGCAACCAATTAATGAAAATATTTATTGGGATTCCTGCCAATGAAATTGCCATTGCAACCTTTGTGAATTCTAAGCCATCCGCGAATTGTTTGCAAGCAATGAATAATATCATAGGTATCATTGAGAGTGCCATTATTTTTAAAAATGGTTGTGCAAGTTGTGCTACTTCAGGGTCTTGATTTAGATGATAGACTACATTGCTACTCATGTATAACCCAACACTGATGAGAATTGAAGCAATGATACTTATCACCATACCATTAAAAAAGTAGTGAGATACTTTGGGTGAATCATATTGTCCTTTTGACATTGATACCATTTGAGAGATAGCAATAGTAAGACCGATACCAAACACAAAAGGAATGTTGATAATACTAAAGACCAAAGAAGAAGCTGCTAATTGTTTGTAGTGCACAGCTCCTACCATTGCCGCATCAATGATGTGCAGTGCCATTTGAACGACTTCGCCTAAGATAATTGGAATGGCAAGTAAGGTAGTTCGTTTGACTTCTTCTATTGCACTCATTTAATTACATGTTCGATGGCTTCACCTATTTGTAAAAAAAAGTTGAGCACAAATTTAGGGTTATATAAAATAGTTATTGTAACGCCAAACAATGCACCTGATATATGTGCATCATGAGCAATGCCATCTCTTTTGTTTTGCATTTTCGCTTCATACCAAAGATAAATAATTCCAAAAATAAAAGCAGGCACAGGAATAACAAGCATTACACCAAGAAGTTTAAGAGGTTTCATTAAGATAAAGCTGAATAGTACCGCTGAAACCGCTCCCGATGCTCCCACTGCACTGTATGCAGGCGTATCTTTATATTCTTTAAATGCAGGCAGGGCAGAAACAATCAATGCCCCAAAGTACAAAAGCAGATAAAATGGTGTTGCAAGACCGTCAAAATAATCATAAAATACGTCTTCAACAGCAGTTCCGAAGGACCACAAAACGAACATATTGATAAACAAATGTCCGTAATCTGCATGCACAAACCCATGAGTCAACATTCTGTACAACTCTTTATGATGTTTGACTTGAAAAGGGTTGTATTTAAGTTTGTCAAATAATTCTCTGTTTGACAATGCTGCCAAAGACACCAAAACAGAAAGAGCTATGAGAATATAAGTTACCACTATTAATGCAGTTGTTGCGATAATTCTGCAAACGCACTCACTGCATTTGCGTTTTCATAAATAATTTTATAGACTGTTTCCATCATTGGCATTTCTGCACCAACACGCTTATTGAGCATATAAATTTGTTTTGCAGAATAATATCCCTCTGCTACCATTTTCATCTCCATTTGTGCTGAGGAGACAGAATATCCTCTGCCAAGCATACTCCCAAAAGTGCGATTACGACTCAGTTGGCTATATGCAGTTACTAACAAATCTCCCAAATATGCACTTTCATTTACCCTTAGAGAATCAATACCCAATTTTTGCAAAAAAGTTTCAATCTCGCGAATTGCATACGAAATCAAAACTGCTTTGTAATTGTCGCCATAGCCTAATCCGTTGGCAATTCCTGCAGCAATTGCATATATGTTTTTCAAAACGGCAGCATGCTCAATTCCAACAATGTCATCCGAAGCGGTACAATTGATATATCTACAGCGAAACAAAGGCAATAAGAATTCTGCTAATGCAATATTTTCAGAAGCAATCGTGAGATAGGATAGTCTTTCTCGTGCAACTTCTTCTGCATGACAAGGTCCACTGATACAAGCAATATCTTTGTGTGGTATATGTAAATGTGTGTGGATATAATCAGACACAATCTGAGTTGTTTCCGGTATCAAACCTTTGACTGCAGAAACTAAAATTTTCCCCTTAAATGCATCCCTTGTGATGCTGTTAATTGCTGTATGAACAAAAGCGGATGGGGTGGCTATAATAATGATTTCTGAGGAATTAACGCAAGCGGCAAGGTCATTGGTAGCGTTAACCCTCTTTTTGTCAAAGAAAACACTGCTGAGGTAGTTAGGATTATGACCGTATTGATAAAATGAATCCACATAGTCCTTGCTTCTCATCCACCAATGAATTTGGTTGATAAGAGGGCTTTCTGCCAAGATTTTAACAATGGCTGTAGCCCAACTTCCGGAGCCAATCACCGCAATGTTATGAGACATAGCGTTATTTTAGTTTTCTTTTAACTTCTTCTTCAGTGAAGACTTCAATATTGTCGCCAATTTGAAGATCATTAAATTTTTCTATGTGTAAACCACATTCATATCCTTTGGTAACTTCCTTCACATCATCCTTAAAGCGTTTGAGTGAGGCTAACCTTCCTGTATGAATAACTACACCATCTCTGATTATTCTGACATCAGAATTACGTGTGATTTTTCCATCGAGTACCATACATCCTGCAATAGTGCCGACTTTAGAAATATTAAACACTTCTCTTACCTCAACATCGCCAATCACTTTTTCAACTAATTCAGGAGATAACATACCTTCCATCGCAGACTTAATCTCTTCTATGGCTTTGTAGATAACAGAGTAGTGACGGATGTCAATTTGTTCAGATTCAGCAAGTTTTTTAGCACCTTGGGCGGGTCTCACTTGGAAACCTATAATAATCGCATCGGAAGCAGATGCCAGCAATACATCTGATTCTGTAATTTGACCTACACCTTTATGGATAATACTGATTTGAATTTCATCAGTAGAAAGTTTGAGTAATGAATCAGAGAGAGCCTCCACAGAACCATCCACATCACCTTTTACAATTAAATTCAGTTCCTTGAAGTTGCCCACTGCCAATCTTCTGCCAATTTCATCCAACGTAATATGTTTTGTAGAACGTATTCCTTGCTCTCTGAGAAGTTGAAAACGTTTATTTGCTAATTCTTTTGCTGAGGCTTCATCAGGGAATACTTGAAAAGGATCTCCGGCAGTAGGTGCACCGCTGAATCCAAGTACACTCACAGGTGCAGAAGGTCCTGCTTGTTCAATGCGTTGGAATCTTTCATTGAATAGGGCTTTAATCTTTCCATACCAAGCACCGGCTACCATGTGATCTCCAACTCTCAATGTTCCACTTTGAACTAATAGATTGGCAACGATTCCACGCCCTTTATCCATCTTTGCTTCAATTACAGTACCATTAGCAGCTTTGTTTGGATTGGTTTTCAGTTCTAGTAATTCTGCTTCTAACAATATTTTCTCAAGCAGTTTATCTACGTTTTTACCAAATTTTGCTGCAATTTCTTGACATTGATATTTGCCTCCCCATTCTTCAACCAAGATATTCATTTGCGAGAGTTCTTCGCGGATCTTATCCGGGTTGGCAGCGGGTTTATCAATTTTGTTAATAGCAAAAATCATAGGAACACCGGCAGCTTGTGCGTGACTGATTGCTTCTCGTGTTTGAGGCATTATGCTATCGTCTGCCGCAATTACAATAACTGCAATGTCAGTCAATTTAGCACCCCTCGCACGCATGGCTGTGAAGGCTTCGTGTCCGGGTGTGTCCAAGAATGTAATCCGTTGTTTATTTTCTAAAACGACTTCATAAGCACCAATATGTTGGGTAATTCCGCCAGCTTCTCCTGCAATCACGTTTGCAGAACGGATATAGTCAAGTAATGAGGTTTTACCATGGTCAACGTGTCCCATTACTGTAACAATAGGAGCACGAGGTAGTAAGTCTTCAGGACGATCTTTTTCTGTTTCTATATTGATCTGTGCATCCGCATCAACAAAATCTACTTCATAACCAAATTCGTCTGCAACTATGGTAATGGTTTCTGCGTCTAGGCGTTGATTTATAGAAACCATTAAACCTAAGCTAAAGCATGAGGTAATAATATCATTAACTCCAACATTCATAAGCGTTGCAAGTTCATTAGCAGAAATGAACTCAGTAACTTTTAGTACTTTTTCATCGCGTTCAAGTTGCTCCATATTTTTGAGCCTCTCTTCTGCATTGAATTCACGCCTTTGTCTTTTAAATTTAGATTTACTTGTTTTTCCTCTCCCTGATGTGTCAATCCTAGATAATGTTTGTTTAAGCCTGTCTTGAATTTCTTTTTCTGTAATTTCTTTTGGCTTTTCAAATTTCTTTTTGTTATTAAACTGAGTTTTGCTTTTTAGGGCATCTTCAATTTTTACTTTTTCAACTACTTTTCTAACTCTCTTCTTTTTGTCAAATGGTTGTTCTTTATCTTCTTTTGCCTTGTGATGAGGCTTCTTAGTAATAACAGGCTCAGTTTTGAGCTCAATTTTGCCTTTGACACTTAAACCCTTTAGTTTTTCGTATTGTGTTTTGATTAACTCAACTTCTTCGACTTCATTTTGTTGTTCAACATTTTGATTATCCAAATCTTTAGATTCAACAATTTCTTGGGTAGGAGTCTCTTTTGTTTTAGGAGGGGTGGCTTCTTTGTCCTCTTTAGTTTTCTTTTTAGATTGTTTAGAGGGTTTTGTTTTCTCGCTGATTTCATCAAGATTGATTTTACCTACTACTTTGGGTCCTTTTAATACTGAAGTGTTCTCTTGTTCTTTTGTCGGAGTTGTGTCTTTAATAGGTTCTTCAATAACCGGTTTTTCTTCAATTGTTTTATGAGTTTCTTGATTTTCGTTCAGGAGTTTGTTTTTAATAATAACTTGTTCTTCTTCATCCTCTTTTTCGTCTTCCTGTTGTACTGGTTTATTGCCGGGTTTAATTGAAATCTCAGTAGTAGGGGTTTCTTTTATTTTGTGTTGTTGTACACTCAATTTAAGAGACTTGGATTCATCTCTTGCAGCTTTGTCAGATTTGAATTCAGAAAGTAAATAGTCATACATTTCTGCTGATATTTTAGCAGTAGGTTTTGATTCAATATCAAACCCTTTATTTATCAATTTCTCAATCAATGTTTGAAAACTAACATTGAGTTCTGTTGCTACTTTATTTATTCTGTATGTTTTATCTGACATTTTGTTTTTGTTAAGTTGCCTTCTTGATTTTGAGACCTGTTTATTCAAAGGAAGAAGGCAGAACCTTTGAATACTCAGGGTTGTTGGTTGTTTACATCATTTGATTATTCAAATTCTGAAGCTAATATTTTTTTCACCTCAATAATTGTTTCTTCTTCGAGGTCAGTTCTTTTAATTAAATCATCAGTATCGGTATCTAACACAGATTTAGCGCTGTCTAAACCAATTGCCTTGAACTCGTTAATAATCCATTCGTCAATTTCATCAAGGAATTCATCAAGGTCAACATCCACTTCTTCACTCGAACCGGCTTCTCTGTAAATTTCTATTTCAAATCCGGTAAGTTTACCGGCAAGTTTGATATTGAATCCTCCTTTGCCAATTGCTAAACTTACTTGGTCGGAAGGCATGGTTACAATGGCTTTGTTTCCATCTAACTTAATATTAGAAATCTTTGCAGGGCTTAAAGAACGTTGGATAAAGAGTGTAGTGTTTGTTGTATAGTTTATCACGTCAATGTTTTCATTTCTTAATTCTCTCACAATGCCGTGAATTCTGGCACCTTTCATACCTACGCACGCACCCACAGGGTCTATTCTTTCATCATAGCTCTCTACGGCAACTTTTGCCCTTTCTCCCGGCTCTCTCACAACTTTTTTAATTGTAATTAAACCGTCAAGAATTTCAGGAACTTCTAATTCAAATAATCTTTCAAGGAAAACTGGAGAGGTACGAGATAGCACAATCTTGGGAGTTCCGTCATCAAAACGAACATCGGTAACAACCGCACGTGTAACTTCTCCTTTTTTGAAGAAGTCAGATGGAATCATTTCTGCTCTTGGTAAAATCAGTTCATTACCTTCATCATCAAGCAACATCATTTCTTTTTTCCAGATTTGATATACCTCTCCTGATACGATTTCGCCTATTCTGTTTTGGTATTTTTTGTAGATTTCACCTTTTTCCAATTCAAGAATTCTAGACATTAAAGTTTGGCGAGCAGCCAAAATTGCCCTTCTTCCAAAGTGTTCTATTGAAAGGATTTCAGAGGCTTCTTCACCAATTTCGTAGTCATCTTCAAGTTTTTTGGCTTCGGTAATACCAATTTGAAGATTTGAGTCTTCAACTTCGCAATCATCTACGATAAGGCGGTTTCTGTAAATTTCAAAATCACCTTTTTCAGTATTGATGATGATATCAAAGTTGTCGTCTGACCCGTATTTTTTTCTTAATACATTGCGAAAAACATCTTCGAGAACTCTCATCATGGTTACTCTATCAATGTTTTTGAATTCCTTGAATTCTGAAAAGGAATCTACTAGTCCTGCAATTGTTGACATGGTTTTTATTATTTAAATGACAAAATTATTTTACTTTCTTTTATTTGATTGAATGGTATTGTTCTCACCTCTCCTTCCTTGTCGCTGCGTCCTTTCACTTTTGACTTAATCAGGGTTGTTACTTCTATTTCGTCTTGGTTAACAGATTTGAGTCTTGCACTGAATTTGGTATTGTCGTTAAGCTCAAGTTGAAGTTCTCTTCCAATGTGCTTCTGATATTGCCTTGGTAATGCAATCGGTTCTTCCGCACCGGGGGAAGTGATGCTAAAACTGAATTTTTCTCTTTCTGCATCCATTTCCGGGTATTGTTCTATACTCTGCAGGAGTTTTCTGCTTATGTCTCCGCATTGGGCTATACTGAAACCGTCATCTCCATCTATGATAAAAACATAAGAACCTTTGTTTTCTTGGTGCGATTGTCCCACTAAGAAAAGGTCAGGATAGGCTTTGAGTATCCTTTCTAAGTTTTCGTTCAAAAATGTCTTAATATTCATTCTCGCAATTTGCCAAATAAAAAGGGGACATCTGTCCCCTCTTTCAAGTGCGCTGCAAATATAGGATTAAATTATTTCCTATGAAAATGAATTTTGATTTATTTGAATTGACGAGCCCGCCAAAGTGTATTGCCCTAAAATAGGGTTACACCGGATAGTGTAAAAATGGGAAAAAAGTGTAAAGCCATTTCAGGACTAACAATACCCGTAAACATACATCAGGTTTTCATCTTTATCCTGTAAATTTTTTTCAGGACTATACAGACTTTGCGACAGTTACCGAGACTTTTAATTCTGAAGGTAGCGACTTTATCCTTGACAAAAAAATAAAGACTACTTGGCACAAGACCATTACACTTAAACGCAAGACTTCTTTTAAAAATCATTACGTCCAGACAGTTTACCAGCGACTTTTCTTAGGCTTTT
Above is a window of Bacteroidia bacterium DNA encoding:
- a CDS encoding S41 family peptidase, translated to MLSKFFNKKWKRFSALGVMLIIGLSAIKDSGFFEVTKNLEIFASAYKEVHLNYVEEVNPGELMKTGIDAMLASLDPYTNYYTESEVEDALIKRKGDFGTPGIEVALMQNRIVITAIKSGSSADLLGVRLGDIIMEINQRDFSNKSVSETYEAFEGAVGSILKIKIMRGTDLLEFNLERQKTDFSNVPYYGMATKEYGYIKLDQFMEGSAAEVKSAFLELKKNAQLEGLILDLRNNGGGLLIDAIRILNLFLNKDQVLVVTRGRTDEYYQEYKTFDTPLDTIIPLVVLINENSASASEIVAGTIQDMDRGIVIGQNSYGKGLVQNVIPLPYRNQIKVTIAKYYIPSGRCIQEIDYSKHKHKDSSALTKPFFTKNKRKVYEGTGIKPDIVQEKPISSAFFSALRNGSYIFDFATEYFKQNPDSVAIESFSLKPSVYDDFRQFCLSKGFTYQTQTEIEVERIKSTAIQEQLNQDVENSITSLKTQINKNKDKDWERYKDIVLSLLNIEISKRYYGEKNLYPIIFKFDKDIKRAIDILGNTREYNQVLNKL
- a CDS encoding TolC family protein, with product MKKGFIAIAFLLLTFYCAKAQTILTLKDCIALAYKYNPQIRSAELQAQIAKIDWNSAKYSMLPSLSMGVNHGYNFGRSIDRFSNQFVTNRILTDYFSMNADWVVFNGFQKQNSLRASRFNYQAGMKELEAYKNQVALNVASAYLSLLLSKELVKSMESQVNASREQLERTKKLVLSGAADRSAELGLEAQLANENLSLVEALNQKEMARVNLLNLILLPPADNWDIEEPSVNQTDSPVFELDAVYQNALKNVPDIQSSLLKVQSAEMSEKVNRGMQLPMVSIYANMSTVFSQNALQITNMTPIGTQTIGYVDGTNQPVLQPTYRTETKVVPFNEQLNNNFGRTVGVSFSWNIFNGMYVQHNIQKSKLNRDIQQQNLQQTQNTLKANIAKSIADYNASIAKKIAAQKSLDAAQLQMDFAVKRFENGLMNFFDYTNAKNQLLKAEIAVLQAKYEWLFNRMVVEFYNGNTIEIR
- a CDS encoding KpsF/GutQ family sugar-phosphate isomerase, whose protein sequence is MITEKEIITLGKGALRAEIEGLKHLENSFPDDFAPLVQSILQVKGRIILTGIGKSAIIAEKITATLNSTGTPSIFMHAAEAIHGDLGMVQQDDLIIALSHSGNTPEIKYLAGLIVKMGNPLACICGNKESALAKLSQWVIAYHIEREACPLNLAPTTSTTLQLALGDALAIALLSSRNFTATDFSKFHPGGNLGKKIYLTCGEIASQNEKPEVQSTDSIQQVIVEISRKRLGATAVFEQDKLVGIITDGDIRRMLEKSVSLQHLAAKDIMSKNPKVFSSKSLAAEALELLKQFKISQLIVADEDGKYVGMIHIHDLYKEGLV
- a CDS encoding MATE family efflux transporter, with translation MSAIEEVKRTTLLAIPIILGEVVQMALHIIDAAMVGAVHYKQLAASSLVFSIINIPFVFGIGLTIAISQMVSMSKGQYDSPKVSHYFFNGMVISIIASILISVGLYMSSNVVYHLNQDPEVAQLAQPFLKIMALSMIPMILFIACKQFADGLEFTKVAMAISLAGIPINIFINWLLIFGNWGFPRLELMGAGWGTLITRFLMLAAILIDIFNSRLFKRYIQVIKRQWYVSMDAIKQLLHLGIPIALQIVLEASAFAISGILVGTIDAQSQAAHQISLSIASFIYMGTVGLSQACSIRISNAYGQENTHKIRVIGKSTLVITVLTGSIFAIALIVFRNQLPLFFNNSPDVVQIASWLLVLAALFQIPDATQVVAAGALRGIRDVKVPTLLIGGSYWLLGMPLGILIAFKFDMGASGIWIGFIVALTLVSINLVSRFLKKTKE
- a CDS encoding sugar phosphate nucleotidyltransferase — encoded protein: MKKFNQNHYAIIMAGGIGSRFWPWSKKAYPKQFLDILGTGQTLLQLTYSRFLNIVPQDNIYIISNEIYTPLIQEQLPNIAVDNIIKEPQAMNTAPCVAYASSKIHNLNKNAVCVFAPSDHLILKETVFVDTVLKGLEFASKENSLVTIGITPNRPDTGYGYIQFLTQGSDNLAHKVKTFTEKPDLELAQTFVDSGEFLWNAGIFIWSTKAIIDAFETLQPDVFMLFKDGSKVYNTPAEEAYIRKIYPQTKSISIDYAIMEKAGNVCVIPADLGWSDLGTWKSLFEVREKTLENNVIHGDKILALDTTGSLVLNQEKEKIVVVNGLKEMMVINTPDALMICELNREQEVKHIVNEIKNKYKDKFS
- a CDS encoding rhomboid family intramembrane serine protease — translated: MVTYILIALSVLVSLAALSNRELFDKLKYNPFQVKHHKELYRMLTHGFVHADYGHLFINMFVLWSFGTAVEDVFYDYFDGLATPFYLLLYFGALIVSALPAFKEYKDTPAYSAVGASGAVSAVLFSFILMKPLKLLGVMLVIPVPAFIFGIIYLWYEAKMQNKRDGIAHDAHISGALFGVTITILYNPKFVLNFFLQIGEAIEHVIK